The proteins below are encoded in one region of Legionella antarctica:
- the glmM gene encoding phosphoglucosamine mutase: protein MSQRKYFGTDGIRGHVGLSSINPEFVLKLGWAVGRVLANGHRKKVVIGKDTRVSGYMLESALEAGLSAAGVDVALLGPMPTPGIAYLTQTLRANAGIVISASHNLFEDNGIKFFSADGGKLPDSVELAIEAELEKKLETVSSEKLGKATRIGDATGRYIEFCKSTIPSMSRLSGLKIVVDCANGATYHVAPNVFAELGADVTSIGDKPNGFNINKECGSTSPEHLKNKVINTGADIGIGLDGDGDRLVLVDSQGNIVDGDQIIYIIAKDRHQRGVLHGGVVGTLMSNYGLELAISSLGIPFLRSRVGDRYVLETLRDKDWKIGGEASGHIVCLDKTTTGDGIVAALQVLSIMVKQDKTLQQLTEGITLLPQSLVNLKTDRAALLATNPLVVHAVRMLEESLKGEGRVLLRPSGTEPLLRVMVEGINESAVRQQAQQLCDDISLIDAKINETKESA from the coding sequence ATGAGTCAACGTAAATATTTTGGTACTGATGGCATACGCGGTCATGTTGGTCTATCAAGCATTAACCCTGAGTTTGTTTTAAAATTGGGTTGGGCCGTTGGGCGGGTATTAGCAAATGGGCATAGAAAAAAAGTTGTAATAGGTAAAGACACACGGGTATCTGGATATATGTTGGAATCTGCTTTGGAAGCAGGTTTATCTGCTGCTGGTGTCGATGTGGCCTTGCTTGGCCCAATGCCAACACCTGGTATAGCCTATCTAACTCAAACACTTAGAGCTAATGCAGGTATAGTGATTAGTGCCTCACATAACTTATTTGAAGATAATGGCATTAAATTTTTCTCTGCAGATGGTGGAAAGTTACCCGACAGCGTAGAGCTGGCAATAGAAGCGGAGCTGGAAAAAAAATTAGAAACAGTATCTTCTGAAAAATTAGGCAAAGCGACCCGTATTGGTGACGCAACAGGCCGTTATATAGAGTTTTGTAAATCTACTATTCCTTCAATGTCTCGTTTATCTGGCCTGAAAATTGTAGTGGATTGTGCTAATGGAGCTACTTATCATGTAGCGCCTAATGTATTTGCTGAATTAGGTGCAGATGTTACGTCCATAGGAGATAAACCCAATGGATTTAATATTAATAAAGAGTGTGGCTCAACTTCTCCTGAACACCTGAAAAACAAGGTAATAAATACAGGTGCGGATATTGGTATTGGTTTGGATGGTGATGGCGACAGGCTGGTTTTAGTTGATTCTCAGGGTAATATAGTAGATGGGGATCAAATTATATATATTATTGCTAAAGACAGACATCAAAGAGGTGTATTACATGGAGGCGTGGTAGGTACTTTGATGAGTAATTACGGTTTGGAGTTAGCAATTTCATCTTTAGGCATCCCTTTTCTACGTTCTAGAGTTGGAGACAGGTATGTATTAGAAACCCTTCGCGACAAGGACTGGAAAATAGGCGGAGAAGCTTCAGGTCATATCGTTTGTTTAGATAAAACAACGACAGGCGATGGTATTGTTGCCGCGCTTCAAGTATTGTCAATAATGGTAAAACAGGATAAGACCTTGCAGCAATTAACCGAAGGAATTACTCTTTTACCTCAATCTTTGGTCAATCTTAAAACCGATCGCGCTGCTTTATTAGCAACTAATCCTTTAGTAGTTCATGCCGTGAGAATGTTAGAAGAAAGTTTGAAAGGCGAAGGCCGTGTGTTACTCAGACCTTCTGGCACGGAACCCTTACTAAGAGTCATGGTCGAGGGAATCAATGAGTCTGCTGTCAGACAGCAAGCTCAACAATTATGCGATGATATCAGTCTCATTGACGCAAAAATAAATGAGACAAAAGAGTCGGCTTAA
- the folP gene encoding dihydropteroate synthase, protein MGVLNITSDSFFDGGKFLSIDRACEHAFHLIAQGADIIDIGGESTKPGASQIPLDIELGRIIPVIEQIRFHSDICISIDTYKPETMKAAVQAGANIINDIYALRKEGSLAMAAKLAVPVCLMHMLGRPQDMQQNPQYPNGVMAELTQFFVERINACIKVGIEKKHLILDPGFGFGKLVNDNLHLICHLDDLNHFNLPVLLGVSRKSTIGAVLNKKVSERLIGSIGVSVYAALKGVGILRTHDVTETNQALQMIDAICQAG, encoded by the coding sequence ATGGGCGTGCTGAATATCACTTCAGACTCTTTTTTTGATGGTGGTAAATTTCTGTCTATTGACAGAGCCTGCGAACATGCGTTTCACTTAATCGCTCAAGGGGCTGATATAATTGATATCGGCGGTGAGTCAACGAAACCAGGGGCAAGCCAAATTCCTTTAGATATTGAATTGGGTAGAATAATCCCCGTTATTGAGCAAATTCGGTTCCATTCAGACATTTGTATTTCCATTGACACCTATAAACCTGAAACAATGAAAGCAGCTGTTCAAGCGGGCGCTAATATCATTAACGATATTTATGCGTTGCGCAAAGAAGGATCGTTGGCTATGGCTGCAAAATTGGCGGTTCCCGTCTGTTTAATGCACATGTTAGGCCGGCCACAGGATATGCAACAAAATCCTCAATATCCAAATGGGGTAATGGCGGAGCTGACGCAGTTTTTTGTAGAACGTATTAACGCTTGTATTAAGGTTGGTATTGAAAAAAAACATCTAATTTTGGACCCGGGTTTTGGTTTTGGAAAGTTGGTAAACGATAATCTGCATTTAATCTGCCATCTGGATGATTTGAACCATTTTAATTTACCTGTTCTTTTGGGTGTTTCTCGTAAAAGTACTATTGGAGCGGTGTTGAATAAAAAGGTGAGTGAGCGCTTAATTGGAAGCATAGGCGTTTCAGTATATGCTGCTCTAAAGGGCGTGGGGATTCTCAGAACACATGATGTAACTGAAACGAATCAGGCTTTGCAAATGATTGATGCGATTTGTCAGGCTGGTTGA
- the ftsH gene encoding ATP-dependent zinc metalloprotease FtsH encodes MVKNLFLWLIIAIVLVSVFSNFGPRNSVAEKVSYSQFLKDVDQGMVNSVTIEDSKIIKGMTKNNKRFVTYMPMQDNALLGELLKGKVDVSGQEKQQESFLLHLFINWFPMLLLIGVWVFFMRQMQGGGGRGAMSFGRSRARLLGEDQVKVTFADVAGVDEAKEEVKELVDFLRDPTKFQSLGGRIPRGVLLVGSPGTGKTLLARAVAGEAKVPFFTISGSDFVEMFVGVGASRVRDMFEQAKKHAPCIIFIDEIDAVGRHRGAGLGGGHDEREQTLNQLLVEMDGFEGSEGVIVVAATNRPDVLDPALLRPGRFDRQVVVPLPDIRGREQILRVHLQKVPVDTNVQVMDIARGTPGFSGADLSNLVNEAALFAARANKRKVSMQELDKAKDKIMMGAERRSMVMDEDEKKLTAYHEAGHAIVGLSVPEHDPVYKVSIIPRGRALGVTMFLPEQDRYSHSKRRLESQLSSLFGGRIAEELIFGLESVTTGASNDIMRSTEIARKMVTSWGLSALGPLTFGDEEEEVFIGRSMNKHKEMSDRTAQQIDEEVRAIIDRNYQRAKEILVINMDKLHLMAESLIKYETIDSKQIQEIMSGNEPTPPEDWGSSKPLEKTDVPKEPPAKIVNGETIEKPAEEH; translated from the coding sequence ATGGTTAAGAATTTATTTTTATGGCTGATTATAGCGATTGTTCTGGTCTCTGTTTTCAGTAATTTTGGCCCTCGTAACTCTGTTGCTGAGAAAGTTTCCTACAGCCAGTTTCTGAAAGACGTAGATCAAGGCATGGTGAACTCAGTTACAATTGAGGATAGCAAAATCATCAAAGGGATGACAAAAAACAACAAACGTTTTGTCACCTACATGCCTATGCAGGACAATGCCTTATTAGGTGAATTGCTCAAAGGCAAAGTGGATGTCAGTGGGCAGGAAAAACAACAAGAGAGTTTCCTCTTGCATTTATTCATCAACTGGTTCCCCATGTTACTGTTAATTGGCGTCTGGGTATTCTTCATGCGTCAAATGCAAGGCGGTGGTGGCAGAGGAGCAATGTCCTTTGGTCGTTCGCGTGCACGGTTGTTGGGTGAAGATCAAGTGAAGGTTACTTTTGCCGATGTAGCTGGTGTTGATGAGGCTAAAGAAGAGGTAAAGGAACTGGTTGACTTTTTGCGTGACCCAACCAAGTTCCAAAGTTTGGGGGGGCGTATTCCGCGTGGCGTGTTATTGGTCGGCTCCCCTGGAACTGGTAAAACCTTGTTAGCCAGAGCGGTTGCTGGTGAGGCGAAAGTACCTTTTTTCACTATTTCTGGTTCTGATTTTGTCGAAATGTTTGTGGGGGTAGGCGCATCACGGGTCCGTGATATGTTTGAACAAGCAAAGAAACATGCACCATGTATCATTTTTATAGATGAAATTGATGCTGTAGGTAGGCATCGTGGCGCGGGTCTTGGTGGTGGTCACGATGAACGTGAACAAACGCTTAACCAACTATTGGTTGAAATGGATGGTTTTGAAGGCAGTGAAGGGGTTATCGTTGTGGCGGCAACTAACCGCCCTGATGTTTTAGATCCTGCCTTGTTACGTCCTGGTCGTTTTGACCGTCAAGTGGTAGTTCCTTTGCCGGATATTAGAGGTCGGGAACAAATCTTAAGAGTCCATTTGCAGAAAGTTCCTGTTGATACTAATGTTCAGGTGATGGATATTGCTCGAGGTACCCCAGGATTCTCTGGTGCTGACTTGTCTAACTTGGTAAATGAAGCTGCTTTATTCGCCGCCAGAGCAAATAAACGAAAAGTAAGCATGCAAGAGCTGGATAAAGCCAAAGATAAGATCATGATGGGGGCTGAAAGACGTTCCATGGTGATGGATGAAGATGAGAAAAAACTGACTGCTTATCATGAGGCGGGGCATGCAATTGTTGGATTGTCTGTGCCAGAACATGACCCGGTATATAAAGTGTCAATTATTCCTCGTGGACGAGCACTTGGTGTGACAATGTTCTTGCCAGAACAAGATAGATACAGCCATAGTAAGCGCCGTTTGGAAAGCCAGTTATCCAGTTTGTTCGGTGGGCGAATTGCTGAGGAGCTTATTTTCGGCCTTGAAAGTGTCACTACTGGCGCATCGAATGACATCATGCGATCTACCGAGATTGCTCGTAAGATGGTAACTTCTTGGGGCTTATCTGCTTTAGGCCCCCTTACTTTTGGTGATGAGGAAGAAGAGGTATTTATAGGACGTTCGATGAATAAGCATAAGGAAATGTCTGACAGAACAGCGCAACAAATTGATGAAGAAGTACGAGCAATTATAGATAGAAATTATCAAAGAGCTAAAGAAATTCTGGTTATCAATATGGATAAATTACATCTGATGGCTGAAAGCCTGATAAAGTATGAGACTATTGATAGCAAACAAATACAGGAAATTATGTCTGGAAATGAACCTACACCGCCTGAAGATTGGGGTTCTTCCAAGCCTTTGGAAAAGACGGATGTCCCTAAAGAACCACCTGCCAAAATAGTTAATGGCGAGACGATAGAGAAGCCTGCTGAAGAGCATTGA
- the rlmE gene encoding 23S rRNA (uridine(2552)-2'-O)-methyltransferase RlmE, which translates to MRRTKSSKRWLDEHFNDVYVKKAQAEGYRSRAIYKLKEVDDKESLLKPGMTVVDLGAAPGGWTQYVSEKLQGKGLIVALDILPMDALPDVSFIHGDFREDNVLQELMNLIPERSLDLLLSDMAPNMSGSTAIDIPRAMYLVELAFDFAEKMLKPGGTMLVKIFHGSGFDDLVKQARASFEKVVIRKPSASRSRSKETYLLAKGYNL; encoded by the coding sequence ATGAGGCGTACTAAAAGTAGTAAACGTTGGTTAGATGAGCATTTTAATGACGTTTATGTAAAAAAAGCACAAGCTGAAGGCTATAGAAGTCGAGCAATTTATAAGTTAAAAGAGGTGGACGACAAAGAGTCGCTCCTTAAACCTGGGATGACCGTGGTCGATTTAGGGGCTGCACCGGGGGGATGGACGCAATATGTTTCTGAAAAACTTCAAGGCAAAGGGCTTATCGTGGCTTTAGATATTTTACCCATGGATGCTTTGCCGGATGTATCGTTCATTCATGGGGATTTTAGGGAAGATAACGTTCTGCAAGAACTAATGAATTTAATTCCTGAGCGAAGCTTGGACTTGTTATTATCAGATATGGCCCCAAATATGAGTGGAAGTACCGCAATAGATATACCAAGAGCCATGTACTTGGTAGAGTTAGCTTTTGATTTTGCAGAAAAAATGTTAAAACCTGGGGGCACTATGTTAGTAAAAATTTTTCATGGCTCTGGTTTTGATGATTTGGTAAAACAGGCGCGAGCATCCTTTGAGAAAGTGGTGATACGTAAACCATCCGCCTCACGATCTCGTTCAAAAGAAACCTATTTGCTGGCAAAGGGCTATAATTTATAG
- the yhbY gene encoding ribosome assembly RNA-binding protein YhbY — translation MDTSFKQSLKAQAHHLKPVILLGSKGLTEAVVAETNIALLSHELIKVKINGAEKEDRLAMTNELCQQVQAELVQLIGNTVILYRKNEEKR, via the coding sequence TTGGATACTTCGTTCAAACAATCACTTAAAGCTCAAGCTCATCATTTAAAACCAGTAATCCTTCTTGGTTCCAAAGGACTCACTGAAGCGGTTGTTGCTGAAACTAACATTGCATTGCTCTCCCATGAGTTAATCAAGGTTAAAATCAACGGTGCAGAAAAGGAAGACCGCTTGGCAATGACAAACGAATTATGTCAACAGGTACAAGCAGAGCTGGTGCAACTGATTGGTAATACAGTAATTTTGTATCGCAAAAATGAAGAAAAACGTTAA
- a CDS encoding acyltransferase family protein: MTYRPDIDGLRAIAILLVLIYHGGLSLFPSGFIGVDIFFVISGFLITGIIHNSLNNNFFSFIDFYNRRLWRLQPVLICLIFFTMLVTLLFYLPDDLIQYSRSARKTCLFISNLFFNQTTTGYFSPDTHQLPLLHTWSLSIEWQCYLILPLVLYCLDRIFSRRNLIGVIYFLTFVSLLFSLHYSKTLPEQTYYQFSSRIFEFLIGASIALISLRPISINKYILNGIGGGALITIFYIASLDHILLGYPNLYAFAVCAATGFLIVLGDLYPAEPVIRLLSFRPMVFIGLLSYSLYIWHWAVFSTLRYQSIVETPVILIVAYVFAFILAYFSWKYIEIPSRRMKQIKFQYTVCSLLLLPILTVYTADYFIKANLGFPQRFNHELVNIYQQLDQFSSWQRPLCIGNKKTDIDTQCKIGAKKLNSKTGLMIGDSFSNHYWGFMDILGQAANVSMLAQGTSSCLTLPGIDLYDWWHFKNQIYGECHDQTAKYYRMIKDNHYNYVIIGQVWTNYLSENIINYLGDERSLPLTKKRIEIALDNALNIISESGAKPILIKSTALMQDNFHDCFFKHIKLRQPYSSKQCSFHLTPSEGDKWFEYLFNKMKVKYPMLIVMDPKKVQCQNNICRADINGVPVYRDAGHITDYASYQFGVLYLQKFANPLT; the protein is encoded by the coding sequence CTTTTCCCCTCCGGATTTATAGGGGTAGATATATTTTTTGTTATATCCGGATTTCTCATTACTGGTATTATTCATAATTCCTTGAATAATAATTTTTTTTCCTTCATAGATTTTTATAATCGCAGGTTATGGCGATTGCAACCCGTGTTGATATGCCTGATTTTTTTCACGATGCTGGTTACCTTATTATTTTATTTACCAGATGATTTAATTCAATACAGTCGAAGTGCACGTAAAACGTGTTTATTTATCTCCAATCTTTTTTTTAATCAGACAACAACGGGATATTTTTCCCCTGATACTCACCAGCTCCCGTTATTACATACCTGGTCTCTTTCGATAGAATGGCAATGTTATTTGATTTTACCTCTGGTCCTGTATTGTTTAGACCGGATTTTTAGTCGAAGGAACCTGATTGGAGTAATTTATTTTCTTACCTTTGTCAGTTTATTGTTCTCGTTACACTATTCAAAAACCCTTCCAGAACAAACTTATTATCAATTTTCCAGTCGAATTTTTGAGTTTTTAATAGGAGCAAGCATCGCTTTGATTTCATTGCGCCCCATTTCAATTAATAAATATATTTTAAATGGAATCGGAGGAGGTGCACTGATAACGATTTTTTACATAGCCAGTCTGGATCATATTCTTCTTGGCTATCCCAATTTGTACGCATTTGCTGTCTGTGCTGCCACCGGATTTTTAATCGTTTTAGGAGACCTTTATCCAGCCGAGCCGGTAATCAGACTACTCTCTTTTCGTCCAATGGTGTTTATCGGGCTCCTGTCCTATTCACTCTATATTTGGCATTGGGCTGTATTCTCAACCTTAAGGTACCAAAGCATAGTAGAAACCCCCGTAATTTTGATAGTGGCTTATGTGTTTGCTTTTATTTTGGCCTATTTTTCCTGGAAATACATTGAAATACCATCAAGACGGATGAAGCAGATTAAGTTCCAATACACAGTCTGTAGTTTATTGTTGCTACCCATATTGACGGTCTATACAGCAGATTATTTTATCAAGGCAAACTTGGGATTTCCCCAGCGCTTTAATCATGAGTTAGTTAACATCTATCAGCAATTGGACCAATTCAGTAGTTGGCAAAGACCTTTGTGTATTGGTAATAAAAAAACTGATATTGATACACAATGTAAAATAGGCGCTAAAAAATTGAATAGTAAAACAGGTTTGATGATTGGGGATTCTTTTTCAAATCATTATTGGGGGTTTATGGATATCCTGGGTCAAGCTGCCAATGTTTCCATGTTAGCCCAAGGGACTTCATCTTGTCTTACCCTGCCCGGGATTGATCTTTATGACTGGTGGCATTTCAAAAATCAAATTTATGGGGAATGTCACGATCAAACTGCAAAATATTATCGAATGATAAAAGATAATCATTATAATTATGTGATTATTGGACAGGTTTGGACTAACTATTTATCTGAAAATATAATAAATTATTTAGGAGATGAGCGTTCATTACCATTAACAAAAAAAAGGATAGAGATCGCTCTGGATAACGCGCTAAACATCATAAGCGAATCTGGTGCAAAACCGATATTGATTAAGTCAACAGCATTGATGCAGGATAACTTTCATGATTGTTTTTTTAAACATATTAAATTACGACAACCTTATAGTTCAAAACAGTGCAGCTTTCACTTGACACCATCAGAGGGAGATAAATGGTTTGAATATTTATTTAATAAAATGAAAGTTAAATATCCGATGTTGATAGTAATGGATCCTAAAAAGGTGCAATGTCAGAACAATATTTGCAGAGCGGATATCAATGGAGTTCCAGTATATCGTGATGCAGGTCATATTACTGATTACGCATCCTATCAGTTTGGGGTTTTATACTTACAAAAATTTGCTAATCCATTAACCTAG